A single region of the Chiroxiphia lanceolata isolate bChiLan1 chromosome 20, bChiLan1.pri, whole genome shotgun sequence genome encodes:
- the LOC116796754 gene encoding glutamine-rich protein 2-like, with product MATPMDTLSLSQLLDLAIGMPQNGAVHFAAMRKLLRAVLGHLDVQYLTAQEPWTGELSGPSLAELATDVKQMKQEMESYKKLISETISQALHAESGETKDVSRIQEAQPHRAEDMKVQEVQKIQEELDQAMADYQNLREEIGIIKKTQSHIAEKMREMLASMKKMEDDMRKLRADIAKWKEETNEQITQQMESVLQETKSELKKLEEQQEMRNAMLEQMVTETTNQMQEKLGELEETVSTVQEEREEEMAKAACSNCTFNDKVLLGELVQRCEKLEEEVESLESRQTAVGKVENIIKQRSQDQQLLQHMEDMEDRVRKIQGDCEELSLVSENLQKDCEEKQKAIEMLFQSLERLKKEKTAEENMLTAMDMKSALGSKVNRTQFEASMERLDERLRKMQSQVLGQNEHWNELQEKLSHRIENKLDRGELKAFHEQMEETWKKSIKELETKMAESDSAAGLRKQLPVPFTCLSCDRPVKTQVPGPKPETLPYLQPLPPIKGTQHSQRRTATNGRISRVAPITMDYQSSRSPGQHIQASPLSSGRLQGLVVLPNKTSVTKLLGRSGKILQDWEDQPLTVDRADGPSTSQEHRPATTHSHVSWAPELVLPPLLR from the exons ATGGCAACACCCATGGACActctcagcctctcccagctgctggatcTCGCCATCGGGATGCCCCAGAATGGAGCCGTCCACTTTGCGGCCATGAGGAAACTGCTGCGGGCCGTGCTGGGGCACCTGGACGTGCAGTACCTGACAGCCCAGGAGCCGTGGACGGGCGAGCTGAGTGGCCCCTCACTGGCTGAGTTGGCCACTGATGTAAAACAAATGAAGCAGGAGATGGAATCCTATAAGAAACTCATATCTGAG ACTATCTCTCAGGCTCTACATGCGGAGAGTGGTGAGACCAAAGATGTGTCGAGGATCCAGGAGGCACAG ccccacagagcagaggacaTGAAG GTCCAGGAGGTCCAGAAGATCCAGGAGGAGCTTGACCAG GCCATGGCTGACTACCAGAATCTTCGGGAGGAGATTGGTATAATTAAGAAAACACAGTCCCACATTGCAGAGAAGATGAGAGAGATGCTTGCATCG ATGAAGAAGATGGAGGACGACATGAGAAAGTTGAGGGCGGATATCGCCAAGTGGAAAGAAGAGACCAATGAGCAGATCACTCAGCAAATGGA GTCCGTGCTGCAGGAGACAAAGAGTGAACTCAAGAAgttggaggagcagcaggagatgaggaatgccatgctggagcagatggtgACCGAGACGACCAACCAGATGCAGGAGAAG ctgggcGAGCTGGAGGAGACAGTGAGCACCGTGCAGGAGGAGCGGGAGGAGGAGATGGCCAAGGCAGCATGCTCCAACTGCACCTTCAATGACAAAGTTCTTTTGGGGGAGCTCGTCCAGCGCTGTGAGAAACTCGAGGAGGAGGTGGAGTCCCTGGAGTCCCGGCAGACAGCTGTGGGCAAGGTGGAGAACATCATAAAGCAAAGGAGTCAG gaccagcagctcctgcagcacatggaggaCATGGAGGACAGAGTCAGGAAGATTCAAGGGGACTGTGAGGAGCTCAGCTTGGTCTCAGAGAACCTCCAGAAGGActgtgaggaaaagcagaaagctaTTGAG ATGCTGTTCCAGTCCTTGGAGAGACTGAAGAAGGAGAAGACAGCTGAGGAGAACATGTTGACAGCAATGGACATG AAATCTGCCTTGGGCAGCAAAGTCAATCGTACCCAGTTTGAGGCGAGCATGGAGCGACTGGATGAGAGGTTGCGGAAAATGCAGAGTCAGGTGTTGGGACAGAATGAGCACTGGAACGAGCTGCAGGAGAAGCTCAGCCACAGGATAGAAAACAAG CTGGATCGTGGGGAGCTGAAGGCTTTCCATGAGCAGATGGAGGAGACCTGGAAGAAGAGCATCAAGGAGCTTGAGACCAAGATGGCCGAGAGTGACAGCGCCGCTGGGCTGAGGAA GCAGCTGCCAGTCCCTTTCACGTGTCTGTCCTGTGACCGCCCGGTCAAAACGCAGGTTCCTGGCCC GAAACCCGAGACACTCCCGTACTTGCAGCCACTGCCCCCCATCAAgggcacacagcacagccaaag GAGAACAGCAACCAATGGCAGAATCTCCCGAGTGGCACCAATCACTATGGACTATCAGAGCAGCAGAAGCCCCGGGCAGCACATCCAGGCTTCCCCCCTGAGCAGTGGGCGGCTGCAGGGCCTCGTGGTACTCCCCAACAAG acTAGTGTGACCAAGCTGCTGGGCAGGAGCGGCAAAATCCTCCAAGACTGGGAGGACCAACCTCTTACAGTGGACAGGGCAGATG GCCCTTCCACCTCACAGGAGCACCGGCCAGCCACAACTCACAGCCACGTCTCCTGGGCACCAGAGCTTGTCCTACCACCCCTGCTCCGCTAG
- the LOC116796753 gene encoding glutamine-rich protein 2-like has product MATPLDTLSLSQLLDLAIGMPQNGAIHFAAMRKLLRAVLGHLDVQYLTAQEPWTGELSGPSLAELAADVKQMKQEMESYKKLISEEISAIKAELSQVSKDIRKILEMQSHMAEDIKRLQEEYYQAMADYQNLREEIGMIKTTQSHMAEKMREAFASMKKMDDNIGKMREDAMKWNEEISEQITQQLESVLQETKTELKKLEEQQEMRSAMLEEMVNEATNQMNAQLGELAEITGTMQDETEMEEPECSNCTFNIRVFLGELVKRCEKLEEEVDSLQSQQTAVGKVENIIKQRSQDQQLLQHMEDRVRKIQGDCEELSLVSGNLQKDCEEKQKAIEMLFQSLEKLQKEKADEQKMLQNMLAAVDVKADKNALGSKVNRTQFEANMERLEQRLRKMQSQVLGQNEHWNELQEKLSHRIENKLDRGELKAFHEQMEETWKKSIKELEKKMMADSAAGLRKQLPVPFTCLSCDRPVKTQVPGPYPETLPYFQPMPPSKDPQHSQRRTVASGRIARVLQSTGDHQRISHLVQCIQASPWNNTRPQGLTATPNKTSVTKLLGSSSHISKGQKDQPHVVNRAQGEIGPSTSQEQRPAKTCKPKHVSWAPELVQTPLPC; this is encoded by the exons ATGGCGactcctttggacactctcagcctctcccagctgctggatcTCGCCATCGGGATGCCCCAGAATGGAGCCATACACTTTGCGGCCATGAGGAAACTGCTGCGGGCCGTGCTGGGGCACCTGGACGTGCAGTACCTGACAGCCCAGGAGCCGTGGACAGGCGAGCTGAGTGGCCCCTCACTGGCTGAGTTGGCCGCTGATGTAAAACAAATGAAGCAGGAGATGGAATCCTATAAGAAACTCATATCTGAG GAGATTAGTGCGATAAAGGCTGAACTTTCCCAAGTGTCAAAGGACATCAGAAAGATCCTGGAGATGCAG TCCCACATGGCAGAGGACAtaaagaggctccaggaagagTATTACCAG GCCATGGCTGACTACCAGAATCTTCGGGAGGAGATTGGCATGATTAAGACAACACAGTCCCACATGGCAGAGAAGATGAGAGAGGCATTTGCATCG ATGAAGAAGATGGATGACAACATCGGAAAGATGAGGGAGGATGCAATGAAGTGGAATGAAGAGATCAGTGAGCAGATCACTCAACAACTGGA GTCTGTGCTACAGGAGACAAAGACTGAACTCAAGAAgttggaggagcagcaggagatgagGAGTGCCATGCTGGAAGAGATGGTGAATGAGGCAACCAACCAAATGAATGCTCAG ctgggcGAGTTGGCAGAGATAACAGGGACTATGCAGGACGAGACAGAGATGGAGGAGCCAGAGTGTTCCAACTGCACCTTCAATATCAGAGTGTTTTTGGGGGAGCTTGTCAAGCGCTGTGAGAAACTCGAGGAGGAGGTGGACTCCCTGCAGTCACAGCAGACAGCCGTGGGCAAGGTGGAGAACATCATAAAGCAAAGGAGTCAG gaccagcagctcctgcagcacatggaggacagggtCAGGAAGATTCAAGGGGACTGTGAGGAGCTCAGCTTGGTCTCAGGGAACCTCCAGAAGGActgtgaggaaaagcagaaagctaTTGAG ATGCTGTTCCAGTCCTTGGAGAAATtgcagaaggagaaagcagatGAGCAGAAAATGTTGCAGAACATGTTGGCGGCAGTGGATGTG AAAGCGGACAAAAATGCCTTGGGCAGCAAAGTCAATCGCACCCAGTTTGAGGCGAACATGGAGCGGCTGGAACAGAGGCTGCGGAAGATGCAGAGTCAGGTGTTGGGACAGAATGAGCACTGGAACGAGCTGCAGGAGAAGCTCAGCCACAGGATAGAAAACAAG CTGGATCGTGGGGAGCTGAAGGCTTTCCATGAGCAGATGGAGGAGACCTGGAAGAAGAGCATCAAGGAGCTCGAGAAGAAGATGATGGCTGACAGCGCTGCTGGGCTGAGGAA GCAGCTGCCAGTCCCTTTCACGTGCCTGTCCTGTGACCGCCCGGTCAAAACGCAGGTTCCTGGCCC GTATCCTGAGACACTCCCATATTTTCAGCCGATGCCCCCCAGCAAGGACCCACAACACAGCCAAAG GAGAACAGTGGCCAGTGGCAGGATCGCCCGTGTGCTACAGAGCACTGGGGACCATCAGAGGATCAGCCACTTGGTGCAGTGCATCCAGGCTTCCCCCTGGAACAACACGCGACCACAGGGCCTCACAGCAACCCCCAACAAG acTAGTGTGACCAAGCTGCTGGGCAGCAGTAGCCACATCTCTAAGGGCCAGAAGGACCAGCCTCATGTTGTGAACAGGGCACAGGGTGAGATAG GCCCTTCCACCTCACAGGAGCAACGGCCAGCCAAGACCTGCAAGCCCAAGCACGTTTCCTGGGCACCGGAGCTTGTCCAAACACCCCTGCCCTGCTAG